A portion of the Corynebacterium rouxii genome contains these proteins:
- a CDS encoding RNA polymerase sigma factor: MVGGIADPCVGIVEHASYSDDQLVTLYLEGDSQAFHEITRRHYKKLWWLAKKYTQSATDADDIMQESLLKASHSLHRYRRDAALSTWLYKLVANTAYDYVHRRRERNFIFVDDYHEAAIASGHPSSHDPLDAHETTMSVSRAVQQLAPDQRTAIELVDFMGYDINLAAAITGVKPGTIKSRRARAKTQLQAMLEPLMTDS; encoded by the coding sequence ATGGTGGGAGGGATAGCCGACCCCTGCGTCGGCATAGTGGAACACGCCAGTTACAGCGACGACCAGTTGGTCACGCTCTATCTTGAAGGCGATAGCCAAGCGTTTCACGAGATCACACGCCGCCACTATAAAAAGCTGTGGTGGCTTGCTAAAAAGTACACGCAATCAGCAACGGATGCTGACGACATCATGCAGGAATCCTTGCTGAAAGCCAGCCACAGCCTGCACCGGTATCGTCGTGACGCGGCGCTGAGCACGTGGCTCTACAAGCTTGTTGCCAACACCGCCTACGACTATGTTCACCGCCGTCGTGAACGCAACTTCATCTTTGTCGACGACTACCACGAAGCCGCCATCGCCAGCGGCCACCCCAGCTCCCACGATCCCCTCGACGCCCACGAAACAACCATGTCCGTCTCCCGCGCCGTTCAGCAATTAGCACCCGATCAGCGCACCGCCATTGAGCTTGTCGACTTCATGGGTTACGACATCAACCTCGCCGCGGCGATCACGGGGGTCAAACCTGGCACTATTAAATCGCGGCGGGCACGGGCGAAAACCCAGCTGCAGGCCATGCTGGAGCCACTTATGACGGACAGCTAG
- the murJ gene encoding murein biosynthesis integral membrane protein MurJ, producing the protein MNPTNPTPNPQRGTRHRIVTPAAPAPVPAARPQAAKETSNDRSKLDRVPVRHKQPEAAVAAVDTSVAVAVAEESTKEPAEATTAAATATATATSESDTQETSDSDVVRSTGSMAIATLVSRITGFLRTVLITTTLGGAIASAFNTGNTLPNLITEIVLGAVLTSLVVPVLVRAEKEDPDRGEAFIRRLFTLASTLLIAVTIIAVVSAPWLSRLMLRSDGKVNLFQTTSFAYLLLPQIYFYGIFALLMAVLNTKQIFKPGAWAPVANNVITIVVLVAYMLLPGEIDPDAPSKVTDPHVLLLGLGTTLGVVVQLLIMIPPIRRAGVSLKPLWGIDARLKQFGGMALAIIVYVAISQWGYIITTRIASHADAGAPNIYQQHWLLLQVPYGIIGVTLLTAIMPRLSRNAADGDDKAVVRDLVVGSKLTFIALIPIVVFFSAYGERIGVGLFAYRRFDVESASILGLTLAYSAFTLLPYALVLLHLRVFYAREEAWTPTFIIAGITGTKVVLSMLAPLVASDPSRVVILLGAANGFGFVSGALIGAMLLRRKLGNLGSREVTKTSVWALGSSLVGIVVALGLSMGMDRVAGGFFEFFGSVGMLIHLAIVGVVFLVVTALVLSRSGLEEVVSLGYALQRIPGMRRVIKMKAQQPADTVPTNEALAAQALTFDDTFNATPIPAPMSAGIVRGPRLVPGAQVSDGRFRLLADHGSVSTARFWHAREKATGRDVALVFVDTSGSAPQAPASPAAAAGKAAEIARRTRALAGLKHPAIAPNIEVLSYRNGCLVVADWVRGSNLSAVADSTVNPYAAVYAFEPLAQASAAAKQAHTPLGIDNHARIRINTDGMAVLAFPAVLSDSSYERDLRSLRTALGTLIDVDTAPKTITALLQKDAAELPQAIADLPDPDDAHEEHLNVTAEETPKPTNTPGFGSRGFSRSSRVFIAATAMLLVVVLAIITAYVTSVLGGDKQEAPITKNSIAGGQSQSANSTMPGIVVPIISAETSHAAGNADPDMPDTAPMAIDPALESAWQPAKGDTLVLNFTQPYVISRVILDSPTKDMTVEVRAGDTVVGTGTVTKSRTKITVTPAPAVTSLSIRVVGVPDGVSPEINDVKLVAKT; encoded by the coding sequence TTGAATCCCACGAATCCCACACCCAATCCGCAGCGTGGCACGCGACATCGCATTGTTACCCCTGCCGCCCCTGCACCTGTGCCGGCAGCCCGCCCACAGGCAGCAAAGGAGACATCGAACGATCGCTCCAAGCTCGATCGTGTTCCGGTTCGTCACAAGCAGCCAGAAGCTGCGGTGGCTGCCGTTGATACGTCGGTTGCGGTGGCAGTAGCAGAGGAGTCGACGAAGGAGCCTGCGGAGGCTACAACGGCAGCGGCTACTGCGACGGCTACTGCAACGTCGGAAAGCGACACTCAGGAGACGAGCGATAGCGATGTGGTGCGTTCTACCGGCTCGATGGCGATTGCTACGTTGGTGTCTCGTATTACCGGCTTTTTGCGCACGGTGTTGATTACTACCACCCTAGGTGGTGCGATCGCGTCGGCGTTTAACACCGGTAATACGTTGCCGAACTTGATCACAGAGATCGTGTTGGGTGCGGTGTTGACATCTCTGGTGGTACCTGTGTTGGTACGCGCGGAGAAGGAAGACCCCGATCGTGGTGAGGCGTTTATTCGCCGGTTGTTCACGTTGGCGTCCACGTTGCTGATCGCGGTGACGATCATTGCGGTGGTGTCGGCACCGTGGTTGAGCCGGTTGATGTTGCGTTCCGACGGCAAGGTCAACCTGTTCCAGACCACGAGTTTTGCATATCTATTGTTGCCGCAGATTTATTTCTATGGCATTTTTGCGCTGCTGATGGCAGTGCTGAACACTAAGCAGATTTTCAAGCCTGGTGCATGGGCTCCCGTGGCGAACAACGTGATCACCATTGTGGTGTTGGTTGCTTATATGTTGCTGCCAGGGGAGATCGATCCAGATGCGCCGTCGAAGGTAACGGATCCGCATGTGTTGTTGCTGGGTTTGGGTACAACGCTGGGTGTTGTGGTGCAGTTGCTGATTATGATTCCGCCGATTCGTCGTGCTGGGGTGTCGCTGAAGCCGTTGTGGGGTATTGATGCCCGGTTGAAGCAGTTCGGTGGCATGGCGTTGGCGATTATCGTTTATGTGGCGATTTCGCAGTGGGGTTACATCATTACGACGCGTATTGCGTCGCATGCGGATGCGGGTGCGCCGAATATTTATCAGCAGCATTGGCTGTTATTGCAGGTGCCATATGGCATTATCGGCGTGACGTTGTTGACGGCGATTATGCCGCGGTTGTCGCGTAATGCGGCTGATGGTGATGATAAAGCTGTGGTCCGCGATTTGGTGGTGGGCTCGAAGCTGACGTTTATTGCTCTGATTCCGATTGTGGTGTTCTTTAGCGCTTATGGTGAGCGCATTGGAGTGGGGTTGTTTGCTTATCGACGTTTCGATGTGGAGTCCGCTTCTATCCTTGGTTTAACGCTGGCCTATTCGGCTTTTACGTTGTTGCCTTATGCGTTGGTGTTGTTGCATTTGCGTGTGTTCTATGCCCGTGAGGAGGCGTGGACTCCTACGTTTATTATTGCTGGCATTACAGGCACCAAGGTGGTGTTGTCGATGTTGGCTCCGTTGGTGGCGTCGGATCCTAGCCGTGTGGTTATTTTGCTGGGTGCTGCCAATGGTTTCGGTTTTGTGTCCGGTGCGCTGATTGGTGCGATGTTGTTGCGTCGTAAGTTGGGCAATTTGGGCAGCAGGGAAGTGACTAAGACCAGTGTGTGGGCGCTGGGTTCATCGCTGGTGGGCATTGTGGTTGCTTTGGGCCTCAGCATGGGTATGGATCGTGTTGCTGGGGGCTTTTTTGAGTTCTTCGGCAGCGTGGGCATGCTGATTCATTTGGCGATTGTGGGCGTGGTGTTCCTTGTGGTCACTGCGCTGGTGTTGTCGCGTTCTGGGTTGGAAGAGGTTGTCAGCCTGGGTTACGCGTTGCAGCGGATCCCTGGCATGCGTCGTGTGATCAAGATGAAGGCGCAACAGCCTGCCGATACGGTTCCTACGAACGAGGCTCTTGCGGCTCAGGCGCTTACTTTCGACGACACGTTCAATGCCACCCCGATCCCTGCGCCGATGTCTGCTGGTATTGTTCGTGGCCCGCGTTTGGTGCCGGGTGCGCAGGTGTCGGATGGTCGTTTCCGTCTGCTTGCCGACCACGGTTCAGTCTCGACTGCCCGCTTCTGGCATGCCCGCGAAAAGGCCACGGGTAGGGACGTGGCCTTGGTGTTCGTGGATACGTCGGGAAGCGCCCCACAGGCCCCCGCAAGCCCTGCTGCGGCTGCGGGTAAGGCCGCCGAGATTGCGCGTCGTACGCGTGCGTTAGCGGGTCTGAAGCATCCTGCGATTGCGCCGAATATTGAGGTGTTGTCGTACCGCAATGGTTGCCTTGTGGTGGCGGACTGGGTGCGTGGTTCTAATTTGTCGGCGGTGGCGGATTCTACGGTGAATCCTTATGCGGCGGTGTATGCGTTTGAGCCGTTGGCTCAGGCGAGTGCGGCGGCGAAGCAGGCTCACACGCCGCTGGGTATTGATAACCATGCGCGTATTCGCATTAACACCGATGGTATGGCAGTTTTGGCGTTTCCTGCGGTGTTGTCGGATTCTTCTTATGAGCGCGATCTGCGGTCGCTGCGTACTGCCTTGGGCACGCTTATCGACGTCGACACTGCGCCGAAGACCATCACCGCGTTGTTGCAAAAAGACGCAGCCGAGTTGCCACAGGCTATCGCTGATCTCCCTGACCCTGACGACGCACACGAGGAACACCTCAACGTCACTGCGGAGGAAACCCCGAAGCCAACCAACACCCCAGGCTTTGGTAGCCGTGGATTTAGCCGCAGTAGCCGCGTATTTATTGCGGCCACCGCGATGCTCCTTGTGGTGGTACTGGCCATTATCACCGCCTATGTGACCAGTGTTCTCGGCGGGGATAAACAGGAGGCTCCGATTACGAAGAATTCGATTGCGGGTGGCCAAAGCCAGTCTGCGAACTCCACCATGCCAGGCATTGTGGTGCCGATTATCAGTGCCGAAACTTCCCATGCAGCAGGCAATGCTGATCCCGATATGCCGGACACCGCCCCTATGGCTATCGACCCTGCCTTAGAAAGCGCGTGGCAGCCAGCCAAGGGCGATACCTTGGTTCTTAACTTCACCCAGCCCTACGTGATTAGCCGCGTGATTCTTGATTCCCCCACGAAGGACATGACGGTCGAGGTTCGCGCCGGGGACACCGTGGTGGGCACGGGCACTGTCACCAAGTCGCGCACCAAGATCACGGTGACGCCAGCTCCTGCGGTCACCTCGTTGAGTATCCGCGTGGTGGGTGTCCCAGATGGTGTGTCCCCAGAAATCAACGACGTGAAACTGGTGGCAAAAACTTAG
- a CDS encoding DUF6049 family protein — protein sequence MSRNLRLATSTVSLAAASVAALAAPAMVPVVSAPQARADVLPASPSDDTWRDQWVNPELRTVDSNAPVTFEVTHVDSQVELGAAVELSLTVTNNSTDMLSAGSVSIAARNAAAVADVASARTVLAGDSGAFGPSALVDRIDSSLAPGESIQVKVQVPVSSTTADGLRISQSGIYPVWVGLTTASGEQLSSQRFLLNVKDPHAEAVTRSSSPLSIVAPVTADVDIVGGETGEAPERAPLILRSEQLAESMRAGGELAELVDALSVATDNEALRRATCVALDPQLIDVASRMSNGYSVGDNRPSSVSDKRRLRDSWSKDDTKASLTPGQGVQDATQWLDKVRALARDTCIVAMPWANADLDAVAKTNNSWLMREAVQRGSAVLEGVLGVQPEPNIVIPGSGYVSPDAAKSLGWADQSQGTGGDINAAWEASTQGPSPVDASPNTPDSQASLDSVNSSAPTATAPTPSVPVSVLVADNTVWQVPQSGRFGMLAPGIRSVTYQGSLAATLAQAAIRPITVGYGNEAARFNYSLDSAATRSATAASAVTLAVAANRQELPSPAAESVDTGDDTLEQSHEVSADPLLMMLPAGQSQPRAWLESAAAALDSHAAVPMTLKDYVSTSARQEEELGARARDFSNGQAAGFGAPYRDPTVVSDTEILRVRQQSDYTNDLTRLMVSDPAIAVTPYNFTAPLRQDLLRAIGMTTRRSMVTFDKSVADSHTITNENRDTLTELRRSVTLLPPGNVYTRFSDSSPLLIAAKNGLPLPVDARIRFTGPQGASLKLDDHVVIPAKGSITLQMTANLPSDDSRTDLKLWLATPSGAAISNPVDIGVQTRRGLLSTGGAVSAAILVLFAFLFLRFFKKKRREAQELAQVEPENIDATAVIDTPVPHTSRHRPQHRLSDDSP from the coding sequence ATGTCCCGCAACCTTCGTTTGGCAACGAGCACAGTGAGTCTGGCTGCGGCGAGTGTCGCCGCGTTGGCTGCTCCTGCGATGGTGCCGGTTGTTTCTGCTCCGCAGGCGCGTGCCGACGTCCTCCCCGCGTCGCCGTCGGATGATACGTGGCGGGATCAGTGGGTCAACCCTGAGTTGCGAACGGTGGATAGCAATGCGCCGGTGACCTTCGAGGTCACGCACGTGGATTCCCAGGTGGAATTGGGCGCTGCGGTTGAGTTGTCGCTAACAGTGACCAATAACAGTACTGATATGTTGTCGGCGGGGTCGGTATCTATTGCGGCGCGTAATGCGGCTGCGGTGGCGGATGTGGCGTCGGCACGCACGGTGTTGGCGGGTGATTCTGGTGCGTTTGGCCCGAGTGCCTTGGTGGATCGTATTGATTCTTCGTTGGCGCCTGGGGAGTCCATACAGGTTAAGGTGCAGGTTCCGGTGTCGTCGACGACGGCGGATGGTTTGCGGATTAGCCAGTCTGGCATTTATCCGGTGTGGGTTGGGTTGACTACTGCATCGGGGGAGCAGTTGTCCTCGCAACGCTTTTTGTTGAATGTCAAGGATCCGCATGCGGAGGCGGTGACGCGTTCGTCGAGCCCGTTGAGCATTGTGGCCCCGGTGACGGCAGATGTGGACATAGTGGGCGGTGAGACGGGGGAGGCACCGGAGCGTGCGCCGTTGATTTTGCGTTCGGAGCAGCTGGCGGAGTCGATGCGTGCTGGTGGTGAGCTTGCCGAGCTTGTCGACGCCCTCAGCGTGGCCACCGACAATGAGGCTCTGCGTCGTGCGACGTGTGTTGCGCTTGACCCGCAGCTTATCGACGTCGCCTCCCGGATGAGCAATGGTTATTCGGTAGGCGATAATCGCCCGAGTTCCGTGTCGGATAAAAGGCGACTACGCGATTCGTGGTCTAAGGACGATACGAAGGCCTCATTGACTCCAGGTCAGGGCGTGCAGGATGCCACGCAATGGTTGGACAAAGTGCGTGCCCTCGCCCGCGATACCTGCATCGTTGCCATGCCGTGGGCCAACGCGGACCTCGATGCGGTAGCTAAAACGAACAACTCGTGGCTTATGCGCGAGGCCGTCCAGCGGGGCTCTGCGGTGCTCGAAGGCGTCCTCGGTGTCCAACCAGAACCCAATATCGTCATCCCAGGCTCGGGCTATGTATCACCAGATGCAGCCAAAAGCTTAGGGTGGGCGGACCAATCGCAAGGAACCGGCGGGGACATCAACGCCGCATGGGAAGCAAGCACCCAAGGACCATCTCCTGTCGACGCCTCACCGAATACCCCAGATTCACAGGCTTCCTTGGACAGTGTGAACAGCTCCGCTCCCACAGCAACAGCACCTACGCCTAGTGTTCCAGTTTCCGTACTCGTAGCAGATAATACGGTGTGGCAGGTTCCGCAATCGGGCCGATTTGGCATGCTCGCGCCGGGTATTCGTTCGGTGACCTATCAGGGTTCATTGGCGGCAACGTTGGCGCAGGCGGCTATACGTCCTATTACGGTGGGTTATGGCAATGAGGCGGCGCGTTTTAATTATTCCTTGGATAGTGCCGCTACTCGTTCGGCGACGGCTGCGTCGGCAGTAACGCTGGCGGTGGCAGCGAATCGTCAAGAGTTGCCTTCACCTGCTGCCGAATCAGTAGATACCGGCGATGACACCCTTGAGCAGTCCCACGAGGTATCAGCGGATCCACTGCTTATGATGCTGCCAGCGGGACAGTCGCAACCACGCGCGTGGTTGGAGTCTGCTGCAGCGGCGTTGGATAGTCATGCTGCGGTGCCGATGACGTTGAAGGATTATGTGTCCACGTCTGCACGGCAGGAAGAGGAGCTGGGGGCACGCGCCCGCGACTTCAGCAATGGGCAGGCTGCCGGCTTTGGTGCGCCGTATAGAGATCCGACGGTGGTATCGGATACGGAGATTCTTCGTGTGCGTCAGCAGTCGGATTACACCAATGATCTCACGCGGTTGATGGTGTCGGATCCTGCTATTGCGGTGACACCTTATAATTTCACCGCACCACTAAGACAAGATCTATTGCGCGCAATTGGAATGACAACGCGCAGGTCAATGGTCACCTTTGATAAATCCGTAGCCGATTCCCACACAATTACCAACGAGAACCGCGATACCTTAACGGAGCTGCGCAGATCGGTCACATTGTTGCCACCTGGCAACGTGTACACCCGCTTTTCTGATTCCTCACCGCTTTTGATCGCGGCGAAAAACGGTCTGCCGCTCCCCGTGGATGCACGCATCCGGTTCACGGGGCCGCAGGGAGCGTCGTTAAAGCTGGACGACCATGTGGTCATTCCGGCCAAGGGCTCCATCACTCTTCAGATGACAGCCAATCTGCCTAGCGACGATTCCCGCACCGACCTCAAGTTGTGGCTCGCTACACCCTCTGGGGCTGCGATCTCTAATCCGGTCGACATTGGTGTGCAAACCCGGCGCGGCTTGTTGAGCACGGGTGGTGCGGTATCTGCAGCAATTTTGGTGCTGTTTGCGTTTTTGTTCTTGCGGTTCTTTAAAAAGAAGCGCCGAGAAGCTCAGGAGTTAGCTCAGGTCGAGCCTGAGAATATCGATGCGACGGCGGTGATCGATACGCCGGTGCCACACACCAGTAGACACCGTCCACAACATAGGTTGAGTGATGACTCACCGTAG
- a CDS encoding NUDIX hydrolase: MTENERAHAGHASASPQRTRRRRGKPRRRMNSGASNQGGGTSKSAALSSSTSGSHGERGSHGEDKDKQNKHTRRKRRPAHRSTQRGSRGGDSSHSSSGTKRRRHMASKNRGNQSRRQNNRSSRITTRDETSAGGLVISGLAEAVDENNNVDLSRIYVALIGRLDRRGRLLWSMPKGHVEPGEETAATAEREVWEETGIHGEVITQLGTIDYWFVSEGVRIHKTVHHHLLRYVDGYLNDEDPEVTEVAWIPADELIEHFAYADERKLARIAHNVLPEYAIKEKEAGRVTPR, encoded by the coding sequence ATGACTGAAAACGAACGGGCTCATGCGGGTCATGCTTCCGCGTCGCCACAGCGCACGCGCCGCCGTCGTGGCAAGCCGCGCAGGCGTATGAATTCAGGTGCTTCTAATCAAGGTGGTGGCACCTCAAAGTCTGCTGCACTCAGTTCGAGCACTTCCGGTTCTCACGGGGAGCGCGGCAGCCATGGGGAAGATAAAGACAAGCAGAATAAGCACACGAGGCGTAAACGTCGCCCAGCACACCGTTCTACCCAGCGTGGTTCCCGCGGTGGGGACTCGTCTCATTCCAGCTCGGGCACTAAGCGACGTCGGCACATGGCCAGTAAGAACCGTGGCAATCAATCGCGCCGTCAAAACAATAGGTCCTCGCGGATCACTACCCGCGATGAGACGTCGGCAGGCGGTCTTGTTATCTCCGGCCTAGCGGAGGCCGTGGACGAGAACAACAACGTGGATCTTTCTCGTATCTACGTCGCGTTGATTGGTCGCTTGGATCGTCGCGGGCGATTGCTGTGGTCAATGCCGAAGGGCCATGTGGAACCCGGCGAGGAGACTGCTGCCACCGCTGAGCGTGAGGTGTGGGAAGAGACCGGCATCCATGGTGAGGTGATTACGCAGCTGGGCACGATTGATTATTGGTTTGTGTCTGAGGGGGTGCGTATTCACAAGACGGTGCATCATCATCTGCTGCGCTATGTGGATGGTTATCTCAATGATGAGGATCCTGAGGTGACGGAAGTTGCGTGGATTCCTGCGGATGAGTTGATTGAGCATTTTGCGTATGCGGATGAGCGTAAATTGGCGCGTATTGCCCATAATGTGCTTCCTGAGTATGCGATCAAGGAGAAGGAAGCAGGGAGGGTTACTCCACGGTGA